The proteins below come from a single Rhizobium sp. BT04 genomic window:
- the alaS gene encoding alanine--tRNA ligase — translation MSGVNDIRSTFLDYFKKNGHEIVPSSPLVPRNDPTLMFTNAGMVQFKNVFTGLEKRPYSTATTSQKCVRAGGKHNDLDNVGYTARHLTFFEMLGNFSFGDYFKENAIELAWKLVTEGFDLPKSRLLVTVYSEDEEAATLWKKIAGFSDDKIIRIPTSDNFWQMGDTGPCGPCSEIFIDQGENVWGGPPGSPEEDGDRFLEFWNLVFMQFEQTAPGERTPLPRPSIDTGMGLERMACILQGVQSVFDTDLFRTLTGTIEDTIGVKAEGSASHRVIADHLRSSAFLIADGVLPSNEGRGYVLRRIMRRAMRHAQLLGAKEPLMYKLLPTLVQQMGRAYPELVRAEPLISETLKLEENRFRKTLERGLSLLSDATADLAKGDMLDGETAFKLYDTYGFPLDLTQDALRAREIGVDISGFTDAMQRQKAEARSHWAGSGEKATETVWFELREKHGATEFLGYDTEMAEGVVQAIVKDGAVSTEAKAGDKVQIVVSQTPFYGESGGQMGDTGVISSDHGKVEISDTQKRGEGLFVHLGTVIDGVVRDGDAVALTVDHARRSRLRANHSATHLLHEALREVLGTHVAQKGSLVAPERLRFDVSHPKPMSAEELKIVEDMANEIVLQNSPVTTRLMSVDDAIAEGAMALFGEKYGDEVRVVAMGEGVRGAKAGKPYSIELCGGTHVGATGQIGLIRVLGDSAVGAGVRRIEAVTGESAREYLAEQDERVKALAASLKVQPGEVLSRVEALMDERRKLEKELADAKRKLAMGGGQGGSGDAVREVAGVKFLGKAISGVDPKDLKGLADDGKTSIGSGVVTLIGVSEDGKASAVVAVTPDLVDRFSAVDLVRVASAALGGKGGGGRPDMAQAGGPDGAKADEAIEAVALALAG, via the coding sequence ATGAGCGGTGTGAACGATATCCGGTCGACCTTCCTCGACTATTTCAAGAAGAACGGCCACGAGATCGTTCCGTCGAGCCCGCTCGTGCCGCGCAACGACCCGACGCTGATGTTCACCAATGCCGGCATGGTGCAGTTCAAGAACGTCTTCACCGGCCTTGAGAAGCGTCCTTATTCGACTGCGACAACCTCGCAGAAATGCGTGCGCGCCGGCGGCAAGCACAATGACCTCGACAATGTCGGCTATACCGCCCGGCACCTGACCTTCTTCGAAATGCTCGGCAACTTCTCCTTCGGCGACTATTTCAAGGAGAATGCGATCGAGCTTGCCTGGAAGCTCGTCACCGAAGGTTTCGATCTGCCGAAGAGCCGCCTGCTGGTGACCGTCTACTCCGAAGACGAAGAAGCAGCGACGCTGTGGAAGAAGATCGCCGGTTTCTCCGACGACAAGATCATCCGCATCCCGACCTCGGACAATTTCTGGCAGATGGGCGATACCGGCCCCTGCGGCCCGTGCTCTGAAATCTTCATCGACCAGGGCGAGAATGTCTGGGGCGGCCCTCCCGGTTCGCCTGAGGAAGATGGCGATCGATTCCTGGAGTTCTGGAACCTCGTCTTCATGCAGTTCGAGCAGACCGCACCCGGTGAACGCACGCCACTGCCGCGCCCGTCGATCGACACCGGCATGGGCCTGGAGCGCATGGCCTGCATCCTTCAGGGCGTCCAGAGCGTATTCGATACCGACCTCTTCCGCACGCTGACCGGCACCATCGAGGATACGATAGGCGTCAAGGCGGAGGGCAGCGCCAGCCACCGCGTCATCGCCGACCACCTGCGCTCCTCTGCCTTCCTGATCGCGGACGGGGTGTTGCCGTCGAATGAAGGCCGCGGCTATGTGCTGCGCCGTATCATGCGCCGCGCCATGCGTCATGCGCAGCTTCTCGGCGCCAAGGAACCGCTGATGTACAAGCTGCTGCCGACACTGGTGCAGCAGATGGGCCGCGCCTATCCGGAGCTGGTGCGTGCCGAGCCGCTGATCTCGGAGACGCTGAAGCTTGAGGAAAACCGTTTCCGCAAGACGCTGGAGCGCGGCCTGTCGCTTCTCTCCGACGCGACCGCGGACCTTGCCAAGGGCGACATGCTGGATGGCGAGACCGCCTTCAAGCTCTACGACACCTATGGTTTCCCGCTCGATCTGACGCAGGATGCGCTGCGCGCCCGCGAGATCGGCGTCGACATCTCCGGCTTCACCGATGCGATGCAGCGCCAGAAGGCCGAAGCCCGCTCGCACTGGGCCGGTTCCGGCGAGAAGGCGACCGAAACCGTCTGGTTCGAGCTCAGGGAAAAACACGGCGCGACCGAATTCCTGGGCTACGACACCGAAATGGCTGAAGGCGTCGTCCAGGCGATCGTCAAGGACGGCGCGGTTTCGACCGAGGCCAAGGCCGGCGACAAGGTGCAGATCGTCGTCAGCCAGACGCCGTTCTACGGCGAATCGGGTGGCCAGATGGGCGATACCGGGGTGATCTCGTCCGACCACGGCAAGGTTGAGATTTCAGATACGCAGAAGAGGGGCGAAGGCCTGTTCGTGCATCTGGGTACTGTCATCGACGGCGTGGTCAGGGATGGCGATGCTGTCGCGTTGACGGTCGATCATGCTCGCCGTTCGCGCCTGCGCGCCAATCACTCGGCAACCCACTTGCTGCATGAGGCGCTGCGCGAAGTGCTCGGCACCCATGTGGCACAGAAGGGTTCGCTGGTCGCACCCGAGCGCCTGCGTTTCGACGTCTCGCATCCGAAGCCGATGTCAGCCGAAGAGCTGAAAATCGTCGAGGATATGGCCAACGAGATCGTGCTGCAGAATTCGCCGGTTACCACGAGGCTGATGAGCGTCGACGATGCGATCGCCGAAGGCGCGATGGCGCTGTTCGGCGAGAAATACGGCGATGAAGTGCGCGTCGTGGCGATGGGCGAAGGTGTGCGTGGCGCCAAGGCCGGCAAACCCTATTCGATCGAACTCTGCGGCGGCACGCATGTGGGAGCGACCGGCCAGATCGGCCTGATCCGCGTTCTCGGCGACAGTGCCGTCGGCGCCGGCGTTCGCCGTATCGAAGCCGTCACGGGCGAATCGGCGCGCGAATATCTGGCCGAACAGGACGAACGTGTGAAGGCGCTTGCCGCCTCGCTCAAGGTGCAGCCGGGCGAAGTGCTGTCGCGCGTCGAAGCGTTGATGGACGAGCGCCGCAAACTGGAGAAGGAACTGGCTGACGCCAAGCGCAAGCTCGCCATGGGCGGCGGGCAGGGTGGTTCGGGCGATGCCGTGCGCGAAGTCGCCGGCGTCAAGTTCCTCGGCAAGGCGATTTCAGGCGTCGATCCCAAGGACCTGAAGGGCCTTGCCGATGACGGCAAGACCAGCATCGGTTCCGGTGTCGTAACGCTCATCGGCGTTTCCGAGGATGGCAAGGCAAGTGCGGTCGTCGCGGTGACGCCGGATCTGGTCGACCGCTTCAGCGCCGTTGATCTGGTGCGTGTCGCTTCTGCCGCGCTTGGCGGCAAGGGCGGCGGC